The Arachis hypogaea cultivar Tifrunner chromosome 14, arahy.Tifrunner.gnm2.J5K5, whole genome shotgun sequence genome has a segment encoding these proteins:
- the LOC112744608 gene encoding F-box/kelch-repeat protein At3g23880-like yields MDKKKKKQQKHTGNKLKQQSTMEKKKKQQQDENHKSKSIHDILTLELIHRILLRVPLKYLARLKCVSKFWNTLISDPDFAKSHVHLSAAPTHVCLFIDDYTKACSVDIDAVFHDYNCATAVKEVSLPFKMKTRYDFEVMCSCRGLVLLHRAPHFFVVWNPVTGSSKRVSYSHIVSRSHRKWFVFPYSAILYGFGYDASQDDYLVVVASKDKNGHEHFDCLSLSTNSWINLDVALSKPLGWSNWKSRGFFLNGAIHWSSCTLSVGDYSILIFDLKERSFSTISMPEQVMGYLNPTHLVLLGGCLALYSYDRDKTNIWVMKQYKVHSSWTFYQISRERSAPLCLSNGSDIIALDSILKSIDLYLRFAKYNVRGELLQLKCFDYSDLEHFKDRSRRLSQYGTNYIVYTQSLVPVPSENVRNKDEKRYVNEGHAESAPTSEREKVVIGNGQLSNDPSIQEIRRSTRGRVINRTLDDFAW; encoded by the coding sequence AtggataagaagaagaagaagcagcagaagcacACGGGGAACAAACTAAAACAGCAATCgaccatggagaagaagaagaagcaacagcaGGATGAGAATCACAAGAGCAAGAGCATTCACGACATTCTTACTCTTGAGCTGATTCACAGAATCCTACTGAGGGTTCCGCTCAAATATCTTGCTCGCCTGAAGTGCGTTTCGAAGTTTTGGAACACTCTCATTTCCGATCCCGACTTTGCGAAATCACATGTTCACCTCTCTGCCGCACCCACCCATGTATGCCTCTTCATAGATGACTACACCAAGGCTTGCTCCGTTGACATTGACGCAGTATTTCACGACTACAATTGCGCTACTGCAGTAAAAGAGGTATCTCTCCCTTTCAAGATGAAAACACGTTATGATTTTGAAGTTATGTGCTCCTGCAGAGGGCTTGTTCTCTTACACCGAGCCCCGCATTTTTTTGTGGTATGGAATCCAGTGACTGGATCCAGCAAAAGAGTATCCTACTCTCACATTGTTTCTCGTAGTCATCGCAAGTGGTTTGTGTTTCCGTATAGTGCGATTTTGTATGGATTTGGTTACGATGCCTCACAGGATGACTACTTAGTTGTTGTAGCTTCTAAGGATAAGAATGGCCATGAGCACTTTGATTGCCTGTCTTTGAGCACCAATTCATGGATTAATCTTGATGTTGCACTCTCCAAACCCTTGGGTTGGAGCAACTGGAAATCTCGTGGGTTCTTCTTGAATGGCGCTATTCATTGGTCGTCGTGCACTCTTAGTGTTGGAGATTATAGTATTCTTATATTTGATTTGAAGGAAAGGAGTTTCTCAACTATATCTATGCCTGAACAAGTGATGGGTTATCTCAATCCCACTCATCTTGTCCTACTAGGAGGGTGCCTGGCCTTGTATTCTTATGATCGCGATAAAACTAACATATGGGTGATGAAACAATACAAAGTGCATTCATCTTGGACTTTCTATCAGATTTCTCGGGAACGGTCTGCGCCTCTATGCTTATCCAATGGTAGTGACATTATTGCACTAGATTCTATTCTGAAATCTATAGATCTCTACTTAAGGTTTGCCAAATATAATGTCAGAGGAGAGCTCCTCCAACTCAAATGTTTTGATTATAGTGATCTGGAACATTTTAAAGATCGTTCTCGTCGGTTGTCTCAGTATGGCACAAACTACATTGTATACACACAGAGTCTCGTGCCAGTCCCCAGTGAGAATGTAAGGAATAAAGATGAAAAACGGTACGTGAATGAAGGTCATGCAGAATCAGCACCAACAAGTGAGAGGGAAAAGGTTGTTATTGGGAATGGACAGCTGTCAAACGATCCTTCAATTCAAGAAATCAGGAGAAGCACGAGAGGGAGGGTCATTAATAGAACCCTGGACGACTTTGCGTGGTAA
- the LOC112743375 gene encoding receptor like protein kinase S.2-like isoform X2 — translation MLLKCISFPLPKKKNSSKKHSSTVIESLCHQFSLEDLKRSTNNFNQKLIVGKGGFSTVYKGCLKHNGGSDHTIALKLKCCNSNQHFLEFMKEIELLCQLHHPNLISLVGFCNHEKKKIIVYEFMCNGSLHDHLYNRDKKPLSWQTRLEICIGVARGLHYLHAGAKRSIFHCDIKPSNILLDSNMVSKLSDFGLSLQGPLSTSKPKPIEVDYVAGTFGYLAPECFQRLTVTDKCDVYSFGMVLLVMVCMKEKDLFLNKANMLGNQHLEGKSEIKYFEKFIDDQVQPWNVIAFMQRFPIEEIIDPTLGGKIAPECWEVFMDVTKRCLMHEPDERPTMGEVEVLLEYALLLQAQADIKKNNGCYSLSSTTLINLGEVICMHDIHLEELIFHQFLLADLRRTTFDFERRVIGRGSFGTVYRGRILINGATYHSIAIKKLDWLSICDSDIQWNLKDIENISQLRHPNLVSLFGFCDELDEKILVYMYIPNGSLHYHLNWNEEALTWKKRLEICIGVAEGLNYLHTASIFHHNIKLSNILLDYDLVPKLSDFGLPWSKKIHAEDYAAPELLQGHDFTDKCDVYSFGIILLKMVLTNKLPIVEGVIYLNLKGKIAPQCWEVFLNVIKCCLKYEANERPTMNEVIAQLQHALALQEEADSNASGDYNLLSVTFDPPVGGSIYY, via the exons ATGCTTCTCAAGTGTATAAGCTTTCCTCTTCCAAAGAAGAAAAACTCATCCAAGAAGCACTCTTCAACGGTTATAGAATCGTTATGCCATCAATTTTCCCTGGAAGATCTTAAAAGATCAACCAACAACTTCAACCAGAAATTAATAGTTGGAAAAGGAGGTTTTAGCACTGTATACAAAGGATGTCTCAAACACAATGGTGGATCAGACCATACAATTGCATTAAAGCTCAAGTGTTGCAACTCCAACCAGCATTTCCTTGAGTTCATGAAGGAAATTGAGTTGCTATGCCAGCTTCATCATCCTAATTTGATCTCTCTTGTAGGATTTTGCAAccatgaaaagaaaaagattattGTGTATGAGTTCATGTGCAATGGCTCTCTTCATGATCACCTATACAATAGGGACAAGAAACCACTATCATGGCAGACAAGGCTAGAGATATGTATAGGAGTGGCGCGTGGACTACACTACCTTCACGCTGGAGCCAAGCGCTCTATCTTTCATTGTGACATAAAACCTAGTAACATTCTTTTGGATAGCAATATGGTGTCTAAGCTCTCAGACTTTGGGCTTTCATTGCAGGGACCACTATCTACTTCCAAGCCAAAACCAATTGAAGTAGATTATGTTGCAG GTACATTTGGATACTTAGCTCCTGAGTGTTTCCAACGCCTGACCGTTACAGATAAATGTGACGTTTACTCCTTTGGTATGGTTCTACTTGTGATGGTATGCATGAAGGAGAAGGATTTGTTTCTTAACAAGGCCAACATGTTAGGTAACCAACATTTGGAGGGGAAGAGTGAAATCAAATACTTTGAAAAGTTCATTGATGATCAAGTTCAACCATGGAATGTAATAGCCTTTATGCAGCGATTCCCAATCGaagagatcattgatccaacacTCGGGGGAAAGATTGCACCAGAGTGCtgggaagtattcatggatgttACAAAAAGATGTTTGATGCATGAACCTGATGAACGACCAACAATGGGTGAAGTAGAGGTGTTGCTTGAGTATGCTTTGTTATTGCAGGCACAAGCAGATATCAAAAAGAACAATGGTTGTTATTCTTTATCATCCACCACCCTTATAAACTTAGGTGAAGTCATTTGTATGCATGATATTCATTTAGAAGAGCTGATATTCCATCAGTTTTTGCTTGCCGATCTTAGGCGAACAACCTTCGACTTTGAACGCAGAGTCATCGGTAGAGGAAGCTTTGGTACAGTATACAGAGGTCGTATCTTAATAAATGGAGCTACTTATCATTCAATTGCAATTAAGAAGTTGGATTGGTTATCTATATGTGATAGTGATATACAGTGGAATTTAAAAGATATTGAGAATATTTCCCAACTTCGCCATCCTAATTTGgtctctctttttggattctgtGATGAACTTGATGAGAAGATTCTTGTATACATGTATATTCCCAATGGATCTCTCCATTATCACTTAAATTGGAATGAAGAAGCTCTAACATGGAAGAAAAGACTAGAAATATGCATTGGAGTAGCAGAAGGATTGAACTACCTTCACACAGCATCTATTTTTCACCATAACATAAAACTCAGCAACATCCTTTTGGATTATGATTTGGTGCCCAAACTCTCAGATTTTGGGCTCCCCTGGTCCAAGAAAATTCATGCAG AAGATTATGCTGCTCCGGAGTTGTTACAAGGACATGATTTCACAGATAAATGTGATGTTTATTCCTTTGGTATAATTCTCTTAAAAATGGTACTAACAAACAAGCTACCAATTGTTGAAGGGGTTATTTATCTCAATCTAAAGGGAAAGATTGCACCACAGTGTTGGGAAGTATTCTTGAATGTCATAAAATGCTGTTTGAAGTATGAAGCAAATGAGAGACCAACAATGAATGAAGTGATAGCTCAACTTCAACATGCCCTGGCACTGCAAGAGGAGGCAGATTCCAACGCAAGTGGTGATTACAACTTGTTATCTGTGACCTTTGATCCTCCGGTTGGAGGAAGCATATATTATTAA
- the LOC112743375 gene encoding receptor like protein kinase S.2-like isoform X1 has translation MSVESCLCLIAKQVSQLGIMLLKCISFPLPKKKNSSKKHSSTVIESLCHQFSLEDLKRSTNNFNQKLIVGKGGFSTVYKGCLKHNGGSDHTIALKLKCCNSNQHFLEFMKEIELLCQLHHPNLISLVGFCNHEKKKIIVYEFMCNGSLHDHLYNRDKKPLSWQTRLEICIGVARGLHYLHAGAKRSIFHCDIKPSNILLDSNMVSKLSDFGLSLQGPLSTSKPKPIEVDYVAGTFGYLAPECFQRLTVTDKCDVYSFGMVLLVMVCMKEKDLFLNKANMLGNQHLEGKSEIKYFEKFIDDQVQPWNVIAFMQRFPIEEIIDPTLGGKIAPECWEVFMDVTKRCLMHEPDERPTMGEVEVLLEYALLLQAQADIKKNNGCYSLSSTTLINLGEVICMHDIHLEELIFHQFLLADLRRTTFDFERRVIGRGSFGTVYRGRILINGATYHSIAIKKLDWLSICDSDIQWNLKDIENISQLRHPNLVSLFGFCDELDEKILVYMYIPNGSLHYHLNWNEEALTWKKRLEICIGVAEGLNYLHTASIFHHNIKLSNILLDYDLVPKLSDFGLPWSKKIHAEDYAAPELLQGHDFTDKCDVYSFGIILLKMVLTNKLPIVEGVIYLNLKGKIAPQCWEVFLNVIKCCLKYEANERPTMNEVIAQLQHALALQEEADSNASGDYNLLSVTFDPPVGGSIYY, from the exons ATGTCAGTAGAATCTTGTTTGTGTTTGATAGCCAAACAGGTATCTCAACTTGGAATCATGCTTCTCAAGTGTATAAGCTTTCCTCTTCCAAAGAAGAAAAACTCATCCAAGAAGCACTCTTCAACGGTTATAGAATCGTTATGCCATCAATTTTCCCTGGAAGATCTTAAAAGATCAACCAACAACTTCAACCAGAAATTAATAGTTGGAAAAGGAGGTTTTAGCACTGTATACAAAGGATGTCTCAAACACAATGGTGGATCAGACCATACAATTGCATTAAAGCTCAAGTGTTGCAACTCCAACCAGCATTTCCTTGAGTTCATGAAGGAAATTGAGTTGCTATGCCAGCTTCATCATCCTAATTTGATCTCTCTTGTAGGATTTTGCAAccatgaaaagaaaaagattattGTGTATGAGTTCATGTGCAATGGCTCTCTTCATGATCACCTATACAATAGGGACAAGAAACCACTATCATGGCAGACAAGGCTAGAGATATGTATAGGAGTGGCGCGTGGACTACACTACCTTCACGCTGGAGCCAAGCGCTCTATCTTTCATTGTGACATAAAACCTAGTAACATTCTTTTGGATAGCAATATGGTGTCTAAGCTCTCAGACTTTGGGCTTTCATTGCAGGGACCACTATCTACTTCCAAGCCAAAACCAATTGAAGTAGATTATGTTGCAG GTACATTTGGATACTTAGCTCCTGAGTGTTTCCAACGCCTGACCGTTACAGATAAATGTGACGTTTACTCCTTTGGTATGGTTCTACTTGTGATGGTATGCATGAAGGAGAAGGATTTGTTTCTTAACAAGGCCAACATGTTAGGTAACCAACATTTGGAGGGGAAGAGTGAAATCAAATACTTTGAAAAGTTCATTGATGATCAAGTTCAACCATGGAATGTAATAGCCTTTATGCAGCGATTCCCAATCGaagagatcattgatccaacacTCGGGGGAAAGATTGCACCAGAGTGCtgggaagtattcatggatgttACAAAAAGATGTTTGATGCATGAACCTGATGAACGACCAACAATGGGTGAAGTAGAGGTGTTGCTTGAGTATGCTTTGTTATTGCAGGCACAAGCAGATATCAAAAAGAACAATGGTTGTTATTCTTTATCATCCACCACCCTTATAAACTTAGGTGAAGTCATTTGTATGCATGATATTCATTTAGAAGAGCTGATATTCCATCAGTTTTTGCTTGCCGATCTTAGGCGAACAACCTTCGACTTTGAACGCAGAGTCATCGGTAGAGGAAGCTTTGGTACAGTATACAGAGGTCGTATCTTAATAAATGGAGCTACTTATCATTCAATTGCAATTAAGAAGTTGGATTGGTTATCTATATGTGATAGTGATATACAGTGGAATTTAAAAGATATTGAGAATATTTCCCAACTTCGCCATCCTAATTTGgtctctctttttggattctgtGATGAACTTGATGAGAAGATTCTTGTATACATGTATATTCCCAATGGATCTCTCCATTATCACTTAAATTGGAATGAAGAAGCTCTAACATGGAAGAAAAGACTAGAAATATGCATTGGAGTAGCAGAAGGATTGAACTACCTTCACACAGCATCTATTTTTCACCATAACATAAAACTCAGCAACATCCTTTTGGATTATGATTTGGTGCCCAAACTCTCAGATTTTGGGCTCCCCTGGTCCAAGAAAATTCATGCAG AAGATTATGCTGCTCCGGAGTTGTTACAAGGACATGATTTCACAGATAAATGTGATGTTTATTCCTTTGGTATAATTCTCTTAAAAATGGTACTAACAAACAAGCTACCAATTGTTGAAGGGGTTATTTATCTCAATCTAAAGGGAAAGATTGCACCACAGTGTTGGGAAGTATTCTTGAATGTCATAAAATGCTGTTTGAAGTATGAAGCAAATGAGAGACCAACAATGAATGAAGTGATAGCTCAACTTCAACATGCCCTGGCACTGCAAGAGGAGGCAGATTCCAACGCAAGTGGTGATTACAACTTGTTATCTGTGACCTTTGATCCTCCGGTTGGAGGAAGCATATATTATTAA
- the LOC112744609 gene encoding probable receptor-like protein kinase At5g38990, whose amino-acid sequence MVLKCLCFGDWKKGNASCSSKKQYPTVIEELCHPFSFHDLRKSTNNFDQKLIIGETALRKVYKGCLNHNNNNNGAAATDYTVALKVMTVPLEFKKEVEMLCQLHHPNIISLIGFCHHGKEKIAVYEYTDNGSLHDYLSNKDKEPLSWKKRLDICIGVARALHYLHSGVKRAIFHRDINPVNILLDRNMMPKLANFVISLQGGPSTSKPKQIKVDKIEVTSALMAPENAIHGIVTNKCDVY is encoded by the coding sequence ATGGTTCTGAAATGTTTATGCTTTGGTGATTGGAAGAAGGGGAATGCAAGTTGTTCATCTAAGAAACAATATCCAACAGTAATAGAAGAGCTATGCCATCCCTTTTCCTTTCATGATCTTAGAAAGTCAACCAACAACTTTGACCAGAAACTAATAATTGGAGAAACAGCCCTTAGGAAGGTTTATAAAGGTTGTCTcaaccataataataataataatggtgctGCTGCAACTGATTATACGGTGGCATTGAAGGTGATGACTGTTCCCCTTGAATTCAAGAAGGAAGTCGAGATGCTATGTCAGCTTCATCACCCAAATATAATATCTCTTATAGGCTTCTGCCACCATGGAAAGGAAAAGATTGCTGTGTACGAGTATACAGACAATGGATCACTCCATGATTACTTGAGTAACAAGGACAAAGAACCACTGTCGTGGAAGAAAAGACTAGACATCTGCATCGGAGTAGCACGTGCTCTACACTACCTTCACTCTGGAGTCAAGCGTGCTATCTTTCATCGTGACATAAATCCAGTTAATATTCTTTTGGATAGGAATATGATGCCCAAACTTGCCAATTTTGTGATATCATTGCAGGGAGGGCCCTCTACATCGAAGCCAAAGCAAATTAAAGTAGATAAGATTGAAGTTACATCTGCATTGATGGCTCCGGAGAATGCTATACACGGTATTGTTACTAATAAATGTGATGTTTACTAA